The Sulfurospirillum oryzae genome includes a region encoding these proteins:
- a CDS encoding CPXCG motif-containing cysteine-rich protein, producing the protein MDNTLFDKTITCPYCWENFSIFIEPSSEVGESYIEDCYVCCRPIEIYVASKHDDFVDIRVNRIEGNEF; encoded by the coding sequence ATGGATAACACACTGTTCGATAAAACCATCACCTGCCCTTACTGTTGGGAAAACTTTTCAATTTTCATTGAACCCAGTAGCGAAGTGGGCGAGAGTTATATTGAGGACTGTTATGTCTGCTGTCGCCCCATCGAAATTTATGTTGCATCGAAACATGACGACTTTGTGGATATTCGTGTTAATCGTATAGAGGGAAATGAGTTTTAA
- a CDS encoding iron-sulfur cluster assembly scaffold protein, which translates to MAKNSLIGGSIWEEYSQKVQDLMNHPQNMGELTEEDAKNMGGKLIIADFGAESCGDAVRLYWIVDEATEVIKAAKFKSFGCGTAIASSDTMAELCIGKTVSEAVKITNIDVEKAMRDTPDIPAVPPQKMHCSVMAYDVIKAAAASYKGVDAASFEDDIIVCECARVSLGTIKEVIKINNLKTVEEITNYTKAGAFCKSCIKPGGHEAREYYLVDILRDTRAEMEHDHLLAISNSKIEGSNTVNFDDLTVVKKFQQIEAIIDENIRPMLVMDGGNLEILDIKEGSDGMTDVYIRYLGACSGCASSSTGTLFAIEAVLQEKLSKNIRILPI; encoded by the coding sequence ATGGCAAAAAATAGTTTAATTGGCGGCTCCATCTGGGAGGAATACAGCCAAAAAGTACAAGATTTGATGAACCATCCACAAAATATGGGTGAGTTGACAGAAGAAGATGCTAAAAATATGGGCGGAAAGCTCATTATTGCAGATTTTGGCGCCGAGAGCTGCGGTGATGCGGTTAGACTTTACTGGATCGTTGATGAAGCAACCGAAGTCATTAAAGCAGCAAAATTTAAAAGTTTTGGTTGCGGTACTGCGATTGCAAGTTCTGACACAATGGCAGAGCTTTGTATCGGCAAAACGGTTTCCGAAGCGGTCAAAATTACCAACATTGATGTTGAAAAAGCGATGCGCGATACGCCAGATATTCCTGCTGTTCCACCTCAAAAAATGCACTGTTCGGTTATGGCGTATGATGTTATCAAAGCCGCTGCAGCTTCGTATAAAGGGGTTGATGCCGCTTCATTTGAAGATGATATTATCGTGTGTGAATGTGCGCGTGTTAGCCTTGGAACCATTAAAGAAGTGATTAAAATCAATAACCTTAAAACCGTTGAAGAGATCACCAATTACACCAAAGCAGGTGCATTTTGTAAATCGTGTATCAAGCCTGGTGGGCATGAGGCAAGAGAATATTATCTTGTTGACATTTTAAGAGATACAAGAGCTGAAATGGAACACGACCATCTTCTTGCAATTTCAAACTCAAAAATTGAAGGAAGCAATACAGTTAATTTTGATGATTTAACAGTAGTCAAAAAATTCCAACAAATTGAAGCCATTATTGATGAAAATATCCGTCCAATGCTTGTTATGGATGGTGGTAACCTTGAAATCCTTGACATCAAAGAAGGTAGTGATGGCATGACGGATGTTTACATCCGTTATTTAGGCGCTTGTAGTGGTTGTGCAAGTAGCTCTACAGGCACGCTTTTTGCGATTGAAGCCGTACTACAAGAGAAATTAAGTAAAAATATACGAATATTACCGATCTGA
- a CDS encoding molybdopterin molybdotransferase MoeA: MSKKTFLPFDETLKALENSIKTEMGIENIFIGDALGRFLAVDVVAQENNPTHATSSMDGYAIRFTDQQLGSLTISDFIPAGTETHGVVHKGECVKTFTGTLMSEGSDTLIPIENVEVKEGKIHITSAVSKGFAVRPVGENYKAGEVLIKKGTKIGFAEIGVMAEVSMVQVEVFMKPRIAILSTGNEILDFGEPKISSAQIRSSNHVTVEAILRQLGCECMRFKLIRDDRDLIEQQLRQALMWSDIVITTGGGSVGDFDFLQSILTDMKIENIIDGSYMKPGRHIRVVKSGHKYIYALPGFPYSASVCTFLFIAPLLRKMRAQTFALPTIKAFMGELYKKRSKFVEFTACNLRFDQGQLTVDLEGKKEGSSAILNNLLDNPVLLRVEKDVQKIEKGEMVDVVLLDL; encoded by the coding sequence ATGAGCAAGAAGACTTTCCTACCATTTGACGAAACGCTTAAAGCACTCGAAAACTCCATAAAAACAGAAATGGGTATTGAAAATATTTTCATAGGCGATGCGCTGGGTCGCTTTCTTGCGGTTGACGTTGTCGCACAGGAAAATAACCCAACGCACGCAACCTCTTCGATGGACGGTTATGCCATTCGTTTTACCGACCAACAACTAGGCTCACTCACCATCAGTGATTTTATCCCTGCGGGGACTGAAACGCATGGTGTCGTACACAAAGGTGAGTGTGTTAAAACATTCACTGGCACACTGATGAGTGAAGGCAGCGATACGCTGATTCCCATTGAAAATGTCGAAGTTAAAGAGGGTAAGATTCACATCACTTCCGCTGTGTCCAAAGGCTTTGCGGTTCGACCCGTAGGTGAGAACTACAAAGCGGGTGAAGTGCTCATTAAAAAAGGCACAAAAATTGGTTTTGCTGAAATTGGGGTGATGGCAGAAGTGAGTATGGTGCAAGTCGAAGTCTTTATGAAACCTCGCATCGCCATTCTCTCAACCGGCAATGAAATTTTGGACTTTGGTGAACCAAAAATCTCAAGTGCTCAGATCCGCAGTTCCAACCATGTCACCGTTGAAGCAATTTTACGCCAATTAGGCTGTGAGTGTATGCGTTTTAAACTCATTAGAGATGATCGTGATCTCATCGAGCAACAACTCAGACAAGCGCTCATGTGGAGTGACATCGTCATCACCACGGGTGGCGGAAGTGTGGGAGACTTTGACTTTTTGCAGAGCATTCTCACCGACATGAAAATCGAAAATATCATCGATGGCTCGTACATGAAACCAGGTCGCCACATCCGTGTGGTCAAATCGGGTCACAAATACATCTACGCACTTCCAGGCTTTCCCTACAGTGCTTCGGTCTGTACCTTTTTATTTATCGCTCCGCTGCTACGCAAAATGCGCGCGCAAACGTTTGCCTTGCCAACGATTAAAGCGTTTATGGGCGAACTCTATAAAAAACGCTCCAAATTTGTGGAATTTACCGCGTGTAATCTTCGCTTTGACCAAGGGCAACTGACCGTTGACCTAGAAGGCAAAAAAGAGGGCAGTAGCGCCATACTCAATAACCTTTTAGACAACCCCGTTCTTTTACGCGTTGAAAAAGATGTCCAAAAAATTGAAAAAGGCGAGATGGTTGACGTGGTACTGCTGGACTTGTAA
- a CDS encoding DUF5625 family protein, with protein sequence MRKRYIYICLIFLFLHYPVHMLFVNYYSKKPLETQISLNPAGKITEQIEIRMPEIYEFDLSFSRKTHEIMELNELVGGSLANNKTGVVIPLKWSLTSNESKKVIFQRDVQTYGAHLWTKERIYRTIDSITIYPGDYILTIEILKPIPELQDINAKIEISYDPKNSTTWHTDYMWWGTIFNYLISPILIISLLIRLFKSKKN encoded by the coding sequence TTGCGAAAGCGGTACATCTATATTTGCTTAATATTTCTTTTTCTACACTACCCAGTACATATGTTATTTGTAAATTACTACAGTAAGAAACCTCTAGAAACTCAAATTTCGCTTAATCCTGCAGGAAAAATAACAGAACAAATTGAAATTCGTATGCCAGAAATTTATGAATTTGATTTAAGCTTTAGTAGAAAAACTCATGAGATTATGGAACTCAATGAATTAGTTGGTGGTTCATTAGCAAACAATAAGACAGGAGTAGTTATACCTCTAAAATGGTCATTAACTTCAAATGAATCTAAAAAAGTTATTTTTCAAAGAGATGTACAAACATATGGTGCACACTTATGGACAAAGGAACGGATATATAGGACTATTGACTCTATAACAATTTATCCAGGTGATTATATTCTAACAATAGAAATCTTAAAGCCAATACCTGAATTGCAAGATATCAATGCAAAAATTGAAATATCATACGATCCAAAAAATTCAACTACATGGCATACTGACTATATGTGGTGGGGGACTATATTTAACTATTTAATATCCCCTATTTTAATTATAAGTCTTCTTATCCGGTTATTCAAATCTAAAAAGAACTAA
- a CDS encoding molybdopterin synthase catalytic subunit, with translation MLELHDGSLHVNTILADWYAKISDKNYGAFIPFVGIVRDEDGIEGLSFDIYEPILNNWFNAWQERAKEQNAYLLMAHSRGDVLNHTSSYIAAVVSPKRKVALKMINDFVEDFKANAPIWKYDLVNGKRVYAKERSHVLSGSGLLKADA, from the coding sequence ATGTTAGAACTTCACGATGGATCTTTACATGTAAACACTATTTTGGCAGATTGGTATGCCAAAATAAGCGATAAAAACTATGGTGCTTTCATCCCTTTTGTAGGTATCGTTAGAGATGAAGACGGCATAGAAGGGCTAAGTTTTGACATTTATGAGCCTATTTTAAATAACTGGTTTAACGCATGGCAAGAGAGAGCCAAAGAACAAAATGCTTACCTTCTTATGGCACACTCGCGTGGTGATGTTCTCAACCATACTTCAAGTTATATTGCCGCAGTTGTCTCTCCTAAACGGAAAGTTGCCCTTAAAATGATTAATGATTTTGTCGAAGACTTTAAAGCCAATGCACCGATTTGGAAGTATGACTTGGTGAATGGCAAACGCGTTTATGCCAAAGAGCGTTCACACGTGCTCAGTGGCTCTGGACTTTTAAAGGCAGACGCATGA
- a CDS encoding MoaD/ThiS family protein, with protein MAKVEFLGPLGRPSIEVDISNLSELKTFFKDDKELQDWLAICAVAVNDTLVCDLNVPLSKEDKISLLPPVCGG; from the coding sequence GTGGCAAAAGTTGAATTTTTAGGACCTCTTGGTCGCCCTAGTATTGAAGTAGATATTTCAAATCTCAGTGAACTCAAAACCTTTTTTAAAGACGATAAAGAACTTCAAGACTGGCTTGCCATCTGCGCAGTTGCCGTAAACGATACGCTCGTTTGCGATCTCAATGTACCCCTTTCTAAAGAGGACAAAATCTCACTTCTCCCTCCTGTTTGTGGAGGTTGA